A part of Abditibacteriota bacterium genomic DNA contains:
- the uxaC gene encoding glucuronate isomerase, with translation MKSFMDRDFLLSTETARRLYHDLAASLPIIDFHCHLDPCEICEDRQFDNITQLWLARDHYKWRLMRSAGVEERYITGDAPDRAKFQKWAETLALAIGNPLYHWSHLELRNYFGYEGILNGSTAEEVWQLTGRALHSPDMSARRLIERSNVFALCTTDDPADTLEWHRKIAGDKSFKTRVLPGFRPDKALGIEKADYTEYLKKLGRIGSYGELVEALKSRLRAFAELGCRVSDHGMEAVPFAPASEEEVSAIFRRRLEGALPTPREEARFKTALLTELGREYARQGVVMQIHFGVMRDNSRRLFRALGPDAGVDSIGDQVSVKALAGFLGSLDETGELPRTILYSLNPNDNAAIETVMGAFQTGEAVSKLQHGTAWWFNDHKRGMIDQMTSLANEGYLAGFVGMLTDSRSFLSYTRHEYFRRILCDMLGKWVEDGEYPCDEAALRAITEGICFRNAARFFGLEDQSVRPAGDNDQASR, from the coding sequence ATGAAGTCTTTTATGGACAGGGATTTTTTGCTGTCCACCGAAACGGCGAGGCGCCTTTATCATGATCTTGCGGCATCCTTGCCCATCATCGATTTCCACTGCCATTTGGATCCCTGCGAGATCTGCGAGGATCGGCAGTTCGACAACATCACCCAGCTCTGGCTGGCCCGCGACCACTACAAGTGGAGGCTGATGCGCTCTGCCGGTGTGGAGGAACGCTATATTACCGGGGACGCGCCGGACAGGGCCAAGTTCCAAAAATGGGCGGAGACCCTGGCGCTTGCCATCGGCAATCCGCTGTATCACTGGAGCCATCTTGAGCTGCGGAACTATTTTGGCTATGAGGGTATCCTGAACGGCAGCACCGCAGAGGAAGTCTGGCAGCTGACCGGCCGGGCGCTGCATAGCCCGGACATGAGCGCCAGAAGACTCATCGAACGCTCCAACGTCTTTGCGCTCTGTACCACTGACGATCCTGCGGATACGCTGGAATGGCACAGGAAGATCGCCGGGGACAAGAGCTTTAAGACGCGTGTATTGCCCGGCTTCCGTCCCGACAAGGCCTTAGGCATAGAAAAGGCGGATTATACGGAGTATCTGAAAAAACTGGGCCGTATCGGCAGCTACGGGGAGCTGGTGGAGGCTCTCAAAAGCAGGCTGAGGGCCTTCGCGGAGCTGGGCTGCCGTGTCTCCGATCACGGCATGGAGGCGGTGCCGTTTGCGCCGGCTTCGGAGGAGGAAGTCAGCGCCATCTTCCGGCGGCGTCTTGAGGGCGCGCTTCCCACTCCTCGGGAAGAAGCCCGGTTCAAGACTGCGCTGCTGACGGAATTGGGGCGTGAATATGCCCGTCAGGGGGTCGTGATGCAGATCCACTTTGGCGTGATGCGCGACAACTCCCGGCGCCTCTTCAGGGCCCTGGGCCCCGACGCAGGCGTTGATTCCATCGGCGATCAGGTTTCCGTCAAGGCTCTGGCCGGCTTCCTCGGCTCATTGGACGAGACCGGAGAGCTGCCCAGGACCATACTCTATTCCCTGAATCCCAATGACAACGCTGCCATCGAAACGGTCATGGGCGCGTTCCAGACCGGCGAAGCGGTGAGCAAATTGCAGCATGGCACTGCCTGGTGGTTCAATGACCACAAGCGCGGTATGATCGACCAGATGACCAGTCTTGCCAACGAAGGCTATCTGGCGGGCTTTGTGGGGATGCTTACCGATTCCCGCAGCTTCCTCAGCTACACAAGGCACGAATATTTTCGCCGCATACTCTGCGATATGCTGGGAAAATGGGTGGAGGACGGCGAATACCCCTGTGACGAGGCAGCCCTGCGCGCTATTACGGAAGGCATCTGCTTCCGCAATGCCGCCCGTTTTTTCGGCCTTGAGGACCAAAGCGTCCGGCCTGCCGGGGACAATGATCAAGCTTCCCGTTAA
- the uxuA gene encoding mannonate dehydratase → MPMQMGFRWYGVGNDKISLSDIRQIPGVSTIVWALHDKLPGEIWQQDEIAEAVGPIRAAGFNADVVESVNVHDDIKIGLPTRDKYIDNYILTIRNLRPFGVKVICYNFMPVFDWTRSELFHPADDGSTSLYYQKDMIQDDPKQMAEYVMSFTEKYHMTFPGWEPERMARLDELFAAYKPVTKEMLWGNLQYFLEKLMPVCHECDIKMAIHMDDPPWDIFGLPRLLVDEAGIARFLSMVDDPCNCLTLCSGSLNADPRNNVADIVRRHCDRIAFAHIRNIRHFPNGDFAEASHRDCDGETGILDILRAYHDCGFEGYIRPDHGRHLWDEKPGSVRPGYGLYDRALGIMYMLGAWDLMDKLAGEGR, encoded by the coding sequence ATGCCGATGCAAATGGGCTTTCGCTGGTATGGTGTGGGGAATGATAAGATCAGTCTGTCGGATATCCGGCAGATCCCGGGGGTGAGTACTATCGTGTGGGCGCTGCACGACAAACTCCCCGGGGAGATCTGGCAGCAGGACGAGATCGCGGAGGCTGTCGGACCGATACGCGCCGCGGGCTTCAACGCCGACGTAGTGGAATCTGTGAACGTGCACGACGATATCAAGATCGGTCTGCCGACGAGAGACAAGTATATCGACAACTACATACTGACCATCCGCAATCTCCGGCCTTTTGGCGTGAAGGTCATCTGCTATAATTTCATGCCTGTCTTTGACTGGACCCGCAGCGAACTGTTCCATCCCGCGGACGACGGCTCCACCTCATTGTATTATCAGAAGGACATGATCCAGGATGATCCGAAGCAGATGGCGGAATACGTGATGTCCTTTACCGAAAAGTATCATATGACCTTCCCCGGCTGGGAACCGGAACGCATGGCCAGGCTGGACGAGCTCTTTGCCGCATACAAGCCTGTGACAAAGGAAATGCTGTGGGGCAACCTGCAGTATTTTCTGGAGAAGCTCATGCCCGTCTGCCATGAGTGTGATATCAAGATGGCCATCCACATGGACGATCCCCCCTGGGATATTTTCGGGCTGCCCCGGCTGTTGGTGGACGAGGCCGGCATCGCCCGGTTTTTGAGTATGGTGGACGATCCCTGCAACTGTCTGACTCTCTGCTCCGGGAGTCTGAACGCCGATCCCCGGAACAATGTGGCAGATATCGTGCGCAGACATTGCGACCGCATCGCCTTTGCCCACATCCGCAACATCAGGCATTTCCCCAACGGAGATTTTGCCGAGGCGTCCCATCGGGACTGCGACGGCGAGACGGGTATCCTGGATATCCTCCGGGCCTACCACGACTGCGGCTTTGAAGGCTACATCCGGCCCGATCACGGGCGGCATCTGTGGGACGAGAAGCCGGGCAGCGTGCGTCCCGGCTACGGGCTCTATGACCGCGCTCTGGGCATTATGTACATGCTGGGCGCCTGGGATCTGATGGACAAATTGGCCGGGGAGGGCAGGTGA
- a CDS encoding SDR family oxidoreductase has product MQKNILNTDLTGKVAVVTGAAGVLCSAFAKVLARAGAKVALLDLNYDKAQQVTAEIAAEGGCAKAFACNVLDRDSCYAVADAVLADLGPCDILLNGAGGNNPRATTDKEYYEEGDIEADIKSFFDLDKDGVKFVFDLNFIGTLIPTQAFARQMVGREGCSILNISSMNAYTPLTKIPAYSGAKAAVTNFTRWLAVYFSKAGIRVNAIAPGFFASSQNHALLFNPDGTPTERTHKILAATPMGRFGDPEKELSGAVLFLLNNEAAGFITGVTIPIDGGFSAYSGV; this is encoded by the coding sequence ATGCAAAAGAATATCCTGAACACCGATCTCACCGGCAAGGTCGCCGTGGTCACCGGAGCTGCCGGAGTACTCTGTTCTGCATTCGCAAAGGTGCTGGCGCGGGCCGGCGCAAAGGTCGCTTTGCTGGACCTGAACTATGATAAGGCGCAGCAAGTCACGGCAGAGATAGCAGCGGAAGGCGGCTGCGCGAAAGCCTTCGCCTGTAACGTGCTGGATCGTGATTCCTGTTATGCAGTTGCGGACGCCGTGCTGGCCGATCTCGGTCCCTGCGATATATTGCTCAACGGGGCAGGGGGCAACAATCCCCGGGCCACTACGGACAAGGAATACTATGAAGAGGGCGATATCGAGGCCGATATCAAGAGCTTTTTCGACCTGGACAAGGATGGCGTGAAATTCGTGTTTGACCTGAACTTCATAGGCACTCTCATTCCCACTCAAGCCTTTGCCCGGCAAATGGTGGGCAGAGAAGGCTGCTCTATCCTGAATATCAGCTCCATGAATGCCTATACGCCCCTGACCAAGATCCCTGCGTATTCCGGAGCAAAAGCGGCCGTCACCAACTTTACCCGGTGGCTGGCGGTCTATTTCTCCAAAGCCGGCATCCGGGTGAATGCCATCGCTCCCGGCTTTTTTGCCAGCAGTCAGAACCACGCGCTGCTGTTCAACCCCGACGGCACCCCCACCGAGCGTACTCACAAGATCCTTGCAGCCACGCCTATGGGCCGCTTTGGCGATCCGGAAAAGGAGCTATCGGGCGCAGTCCTGTTTTTGCTGAACAACGAAGCCGCCGGCTTCATCACCGGCGTGACCATACCCATTGACGGCGGTTTTTCCGCCTACAGCGGCGTATAA